The nucleotide sequence CGAGAGGCCACCCGCGTGCTCGTGTCGCTCGGCCTGCTGAGCGCCGGGCGCCGCGTGGGGCTCCGCGTGCTGCCGGCGACCGACTGGAACGTGCTCGACCCCGCCGTCATCGCATGGCGCCTCGACTCACCCGACCGCCCGCGGCAGCTCGACGAGCTGCGGCAGCTCCGCGCCGCCGTCGAGCCCGAGGCCGCGCGTCTCGCCGCGCTCCGACGCACCGACACCGAGGCCGATCAGGTCGCAGGAGCAGCCCGAGACCTCGAAGCATCCGACCCCGCCGGGTACCTCGACGCCGACCGGCGACTGCACGCCCTCGTCCTGGCCGCGTCGGGCAACGGCCTGTTCGCCCGGCTCACGGCCGTCGTCGACGCGGCGCTCGAGGATCGGGCCCTGCGAGAGCGCCCGGCCCTCGCCGCCGACCCGTACGACGTGGCGCTGCACGTCGCGGTCGCCGCCGCCGTCGTGGCGCGCGACGCCGACGCGGCGGCTCGTCTCATGCGCGAGATCGTCGACCGCACCGCCTGACGGCGCCTCGCAC is from Frondihabitans australicus and encodes:
- a CDS encoding FadR/GntR family transcriptional regulator; protein product: MSAHGNPVGADVGGRAFARVLETVGPRIVRGALPAGTVTTVDALVAETGASRSIVREATRVLVSLGLLSAGRRVGLRVLPATDWNVLDPAVIAWRLDSPDRPRQLDELRQLRAAVEPEAARLAALRRTDTEADQVAGAARDLEASDPAGYLDADRRLHALVLAASGNGLFARLTAVVDAALEDRALRERPALAADPYDVALHVAVAAAVVARDADAAARLMREIVDRTA